The sequence GAGGAATTTGAACGCCTTCCATCTAGAATAATTTGGATATTATTTTTTGATTTTGAAAAATCGCTAGGTATTGTAACTAGGGCGATTGCTTTTTTCATATCTATTAATTTTGCACCCTCTTTATAACTTTTTACCATTATGATATTTTTAATGTAGCTTGAACCCTCAAATTTACGCAAAATTTCATAACTTTGAGAATTTTGACTTTGATTAAATATAGCTAAATCTATATTTTTAACCTCTAAATTTATAGAAAAAGCAAATATTAAAAGTTGTATTAAAGGAGCTCCAAAGACTAAAAATAGATTTCTTTTATCGTTTTTTATAGCCAAAAACTCTTTTTTTATAAGTGCTATTAATCTCAATCCAAACTCCTTTTAACACGCCTAAACATAAGGAAAAAGAAAAAAGCTCCTATTAAAAGCATTCCTAAAATATCCATTAAGAAAATTTCATATATATTACCAACTAAAAATATAGTTTGAAGCGAGCTTACAAAATATCTAGCGTGAATTATATATGAGAGATACTGAACAAAATTTGGCATATTGCTTATCTCAAAAATTGCCCCTGATATTAAAAATGCAGGTAAAAATCCAACTATAATTGAAGCTTGTGAAACAACAAATTGATTTTTAGCCATTGTAGAGATTAAAAGCCCAATTCCCAACGATGGAAAAAGATATACAACGCTAAGTAGCATTAACATTAAAATTGAGCCACGAAATGGAATTTCATACCAAAAAAATGCTACTAAAAAGCAAATTAACATTGAAGATAGAGCTAAAAATATATAAGGAACAAGCTTACCTGCTATTATTTCAACCATACTAACAGGTGTGGCAAGTAAGGCCTCCATAGTCCCCCTCTCCCACTCTCTTGCTATAACCAATGCTGTAAGCAAAGTTCCAATTAAGGTCATTATAACAGCAATGGCTCCAGGAATTAAAAAATACCTACTTGATACAGGTGTGTTAAACCACATAGTTGAGTTAATTTTAATATCATTTGCAATATTTTTATCTAAAGCCCAATTTTTTATAATCTCACTTGAATATTTTGCTATTAAACCAGCTGTATTTGGCTCACTTCCATCAATTAAAAGTTGAAGCTTTTGATTTTTTTTAAAATTTTCATCTATGATTAATATGGCTTTTAAGTTGTTGTTTTGAATATTTTGCATAAATTTCTCTTTATCTTTGCCAACTTGGGTATCAAAGTATTTTGAAGCTATGAAATTTGAGATTAAA is a genomic window of Campylobacter blaseri containing:
- a CDS encoding ABC transporter permease — its product is MINNFKFRRFKAIATKETLQVFRDPSSIIIAFVLPMILLFLMGYAVSLDSKNIKFGIISHQNSKTTNDLISNFIASKYFDTQVGKDKEKFMQNIQNNNLKAILIIDENFKKNQKLQLLIDGSEPNTAGLIAKYSSEIIKNWALDKNIANDIKINSTMWFNTPVSSRYFLIPGAIAVIMTLIGTLLTALVIAREWERGTMEALLATPVSMVEIIAGKLVPYIFLALSSMLICFLVAFFWYEIPFRGSILMLMLLSVVYLFPSLGIGLLISTMAKNQFVVSQASIIVGFLPAFLISGAIFEISNMPNFVQYLSYIIHARYFVSSLQTIFLVGNIYEIFLMDILGMLLIGAFFFFLMFRRVKRSLD